From a single Solwaraspora sp. WMMD406 genomic region:
- a CDS encoding poly-gamma-glutamate hydrolase family protein: MSTTRRTVLGLLATAAVAGPLATLPAAPALAADLYDSNTDLYADPNLTEGVDYARRFRRHPLLDNANAGTVAFPRTAIIAPHGGGIEGGTSELCLAIAGYHPATLAATPPAGPVHDYWMFEGIRSSGNGELHVTASHCDDTPALSVAACALNVVALHGCTPGTAGLPSNAQAVAVGGRNAAFRAALITAFTTVGFTAFDATGISAIAGTAIDNIVNRTLLGMGAQLEITSPLRSAMFGTNTVAQRRNTTNTVFWNFVAATRTAIAQIEATQPIP; encoded by the coding sequence ATGAGCACCACCAGACGTACGGTCCTCGGCCTGCTCGCCACCGCGGCGGTCGCCGGACCCCTGGCGACGTTGCCGGCCGCGCCGGCACTCGCCGCCGACCTCTACGACTCCAACACCGACCTGTACGCCGACCCGAACCTCACCGAAGGCGTCGACTACGCCCGCCGGTTCCGCCGGCATCCGCTGCTCGACAACGCCAACGCCGGCACCGTCGCGTTCCCCCGTACCGCGATCATCGCCCCGCACGGCGGCGGCATCGAGGGTGGCACGTCGGAGCTGTGCCTGGCGATCGCCGGCTACCACCCGGCGACCCTGGCCGCGACCCCGCCGGCCGGCCCGGTCCACGACTACTGGATGTTCGAAGGCATCCGTTCGTCGGGCAACGGTGAGCTGCACGTCACCGCCAGCCACTGCGACGACACCCCGGCGTTGTCGGTGGCGGCCTGCGCGCTCAACGTCGTCGCCCTGCACGGCTGCACCCCCGGCACCGCCGGGCTGCCGTCGAACGCGCAGGCCGTCGCCGTCGGCGGCCGCAACGCGGCGTTCCGCGCGGCGCTGATCACGGCCTTCACCACGGTCGGGTTCACCGCGTTCGACGCCACCGGCATCTCGGCGATCGCCGGCACCGCCATCGACAACATCGTCAACCGGACGCTGCTCGGCATGGGCGCCCAGCTGGAAATCACCAGCCCGTTGCGGTCGGCGATGTTCGGCACCAACACCGTCGCGCAGCGCCGCAACACCACCAACACGGTGTTCTGGAACTTCGTGGCCGCCACCCGCACGGCGATCGCGCAGATCGAGGCGACCCAGCCGATCCCGTGA
- a CDS encoding DUF1304 domain-containing protein: MVVAGLVFAGVAALIHVYIFYLESVVWTAPRTRAVFGVRSEQDALTTRVLAFNQGFYNLFLAVAVGLGIVVTVAGGTAVGATLVFTGAGSMVAASLVLVVSRPAMVRAALIQGLVPLLGVAALAAGLAA, translated from the coding sequence ATGGTCGTCGCAGGACTGGTCTTCGCTGGCGTGGCGGCGCTGATCCACGTCTACATCTTCTATCTGGAGTCGGTGGTCTGGACCGCGCCGCGCACCCGTGCCGTGTTCGGCGTCCGCAGCGAGCAGGACGCCCTGACCACCCGGGTTCTCGCCTTCAACCAGGGCTTCTACAACCTGTTCCTGGCGGTCGCGGTCGGGCTCGGCATCGTCGTGACCGTCGCCGGCGGCACCGCCGTCGGCGCGACCCTGGTGTTCACCGGCGCCGGGTCGATGGTCGCCGCCAGCCTGGTCCTGGTGGTTTCCCGGCCGGCGATGGTGCGCGCCGCGCTGATCCAGGGGTTGGTGCCGCTGCTCGGCGTCGCCGCCCTCGCGGCCGGTCTGGCGGCCTGA
- a CDS encoding IS5 family transposase (programmed frameshift) produces MSDVEKYCPDSLWQLAQPLLPEHPKRHQGGGRPRTDDRVALAAILYVLRSGCAWAALPASFPISRPTAHRRFTEWTALGVFDALHRAMLDVLGLAGQIDWSRASVDGMHVRAVKGGGPDRPSPVDRGKPGSKIHAVSDRRGLPLAVVVSAANVNDHKVLDDALDAVRPVRQPVGRPRKRPGKPHGDKGYDHRSCRETLKRRNITARIARKGIESSTRLGRYRYVIERCLEWVTRFRRLARRYERKASHFAGFLSLACAVICYRRAVKLNLLTSNNP; encoded by the exons GTGAGTGATGTCGAGAAGTACTGTCCGGATTCGTTGTGGCAGCTCGCGCAACCGTTGCTGCCCGAACACCCGAAACGCCATCAGGGCGGTGGCCGCCCGCGTACCGATGACCGGGTCGCGCTCGCCGCGATCCTGTACGTGCTGCGCAGCGGCTGTGCGTGGGCGGCTCTGCCGGCGTCGTTCCCGATCTCCCGGCCGACGGCGCACCGCCGGTTCACCGAGTGGACCGCACTCGGGGTGTTCGACGCCCTGCACCGGGCGATGCTCGACGTGCTCGGCCTGGCTGGGCAGATCGACTGGTCTAGGGCGAGTGTTGACGGTATGCACGTGCGGGCGGTGAAAGG GGGGGGACCTGACCGGCCCAGCCCGGTAGACCGGGGCAAGCCCGGCTCCAAGATCCACGCGGTGTCCGACCGGCGGGGTCTGCCGTTGGCCGTGGTGGTGTCCGCCGCAAACGTCAACGATCACAAGGTTCTCGACGATGCGCTTGACGCGGTACGACCGGTCCGGCAGCCAGTCGGGCGCCCCCGTAAGCGGCCGGGCAAGCCGCACGGCGACAAGGGCTACGACCACCGGTCCTGCCGGGAGACGCTGAAACGGCGCAACATCACCGCCCGGATCGCCCGGAAGGGCATCGAGTCGTCGACGCGGCTGGGCCGGTACCGCTACGTCATCGAACGCTGCTTGGAGTGGGTCACCCGGTTCAGGCGCCTGGCCCGCCGCTACGAACGCAAGGCTTCCCACTTTGCCGGATTCCTTTCCCTGGCCTGCGCCGTGATCTGCTACCGTCGGGCCGTCAAGCTGAACCTGCTGACCAGCAACAACCCCTAG
- a CDS encoding PP2C family protein-serine/threonine phosphatase — translation MAGLIGHLITVTAPKGDFLLRVGRSRSATVAAELMAQVLPPLTAATRRITVSAILEPSYDIGGDGFDYAIDGHHAQLAIFDAVGHSMKAGLTCSAVIAAIRAARRCGGDLVAQAEAADAAVLDQFTDARFVTAILADLDLDSGLLRYVNAGHPRPMLLRGGKMVRELRDGRRLPLGIRHPVRAIGEEPLEPGDQLLMFTDGVVEARGSDDGGEFGLSRLADLAERQAGTGLPAPEALRRLARAVADFRGGPPSDDATLLLADWSPAAAERTVITPL, via the coding sequence ATGGCCGGGCTGATCGGCCACCTGATCACCGTCACCGCCCCGAAAGGTGACTTCCTGCTGCGGGTCGGCCGGTCCCGGTCGGCGACTGTCGCCGCCGAACTGATGGCGCAGGTGCTGCCGCCGCTGACCGCCGCCACCCGCCGGATCACCGTCAGCGCGATCCTGGAACCGAGCTACGACATCGGCGGCGACGGATTCGACTACGCCATCGACGGCCACCACGCCCAGTTGGCGATCTTCGACGCCGTCGGGCACAGCATGAAAGCCGGCCTGACCTGCAGCGCCGTCATCGCCGCGATCCGGGCCGCCCGCCGCTGCGGCGGCGACCTGGTCGCGCAGGCCGAAGCCGCCGACGCCGCCGTGCTGGACCAGTTCACCGACGCCCGGTTCGTCACCGCGATCCTCGCCGACCTCGACCTGGACAGCGGGCTGCTGCGGTACGTCAACGCCGGGCATCCCCGGCCGATGCTGCTGCGCGGCGGCAAAATGGTCCGCGAGCTGCGCGACGGCCGGCGGCTGCCGCTGGGCATCCGGCACCCGGTCCGCGCGATCGGCGAGGAGCCGCTCGAGCCCGGCGACCAGCTGCTGATGTTCACCGACGGGGTGGTCGAGGCCCGGGGCAGCGACGACGGCGGCGAGTTCGGCCTGAGCCGCCTCGCCGACCTCGCCGAACGCCAGGCCGGCACCGGTCTGCCGGCTCCCGAGGCGCTACGCCGACTGGCCCGCGCCGTCGCCGACTTCCGGGGCGGCCCACCCAGCGACGACGCCACCCTGCTGCTGGCCGACTGGTCCCCGGCCGCCGCCGAACGCACCGTCATCACCCCGCTGTAA